A part of Actinobaculum sp. 313 genomic DNA contains:
- a CDS encoding DivIVA domain-containing protein — MSKDTFERVGFFATGYDPDEVDDFLARAKEAYNGVGASRFGEADVRNAGFGRARNGYSPSAVDAALDRLEAAFIQRRRAEVVARQGENAWLNETYENAKSLYPRLLRPRGERFANADGWGYSKDAVDRMVDHLAEYFDGKRTLTSSDIREVVFPAAKNAKAYDEGVVDVYFDRALSVLLAVE; from the coding sequence ATGAGTAAGGACACCTTCGAGCGGGTGGGCTTCTTCGCCACTGGCTACGATCCGGACGAGGTCGACGATTTTCTCGCCAGGGCGAAGGAGGCTTATAACGGCGTGGGAGCCAGTAGGTTTGGCGAAGCGGATGTGCGCAACGCCGGTTTTGGCCGAGCTCGCAATGGTTATAGTCCTTCTGCCGTGGACGCGGCGTTGGACCGGCTAGAAGCGGCCTTCATCCAGCGGCGCCGGGCCGAAGTGGTGGCCCGGCAGGGTGAAAACGCCTGGCTCAACGAAACATACGAGAACGCGAAGAGCCTGTACCCGCGCCTGCTGCGCCCGCGCGGTGAACGCTTCGCCAACGCCGACGGCTGGGGATACTCCAAAGACGCCGTGGATAGAATGGTCGACCACTTAGCCGAGTACTTCGACGGCAAACGGACCTTGACCTCCTCCGACATACGAGAGGTTGTGTTCCCCGCCGCGAAGAACGCAAAGGCTTATGACGAAGGCGTCGTCGACGTGTATTTCGACCGTGCCCTGTCCGTGCTGCTTGCGGTTGAGTGA
- the rlmN gene encoding 23S rRNA (adenine(2503)-C(2))-methyltransferase RlmN: MPAVESGPRPLLSFVPERKGKPPRHWADLDVAERKEWMRELGLPVFRADQLSRHYFERHVVAPEAMSDLPAGIRDDVVATVFPQLLTKVQDLQADGGRTIKSAWRLFDGGMVETVLMRYPNRVTLCISSQAGCGMACPFCATGQGGLTRNLSAAEIVEQVRLGMVAAASGELAGEPARVTNVVFMGMGEPLSNWKQVRAALHRIIEPVPAGFGLSARNVTVSTVGMVPLIAKLADEGFPVTLAVSLHAPDDTLRDPLIPINSRFKVGELLDAARAYFVKTGRRVSIEYALIRDMNDHVWRAQLLADELNARGRGWVHVNPIPLNPTPGSIWTASTPQAQQAFVDTLVSAGIPTTIRDTRGSDIDGACGQLVAEVSGVSTRAKKAAAAAEALRSGSADGSGAPREDGQ, from the coding sequence ATGCCCGCCGTGGAGTCAGGCCCGCGCCCGCTATTGTCCTTCGTGCCGGAACGCAAGGGAAAACCACCACGGCATTGGGCCGATCTGGACGTGGCCGAGCGCAAGGAGTGGATGCGGGAACTGGGTTTGCCCGTCTTTCGGGCCGACCAGCTCTCACGGCACTATTTTGAACGGCATGTGGTTGCTCCCGAAGCCATGAGCGATCTTCCCGCCGGTATCCGCGACGACGTCGTCGCCACTGTTTTTCCGCAGCTGCTGACAAAAGTGCAGGATTTGCAGGCCGACGGCGGGCGAACGATCAAGAGCGCATGGAGGCTTTTCGACGGCGGCATGGTGGAAACCGTGCTTATGCGCTACCCGAACCGAGTGACCCTATGTATTTCCTCGCAGGCCGGGTGCGGCATGGCATGCCCCTTCTGTGCCACGGGCCAGGGAGGCCTCACCCGTAATCTCTCGGCGGCCGAAATCGTGGAGCAGGTACGCCTGGGGATGGTGGCGGCGGCTTCCGGCGAACTTGCCGGAGAGCCCGCGCGGGTGACCAACGTGGTGTTCATGGGGATGGGCGAACCTCTATCCAACTGGAAACAGGTACGGGCCGCCTTGCACCGCATCATCGAACCTGTACCGGCGGGCTTCGGCCTGTCAGCCCGTAATGTCACCGTGTCGACGGTGGGCATGGTTCCGCTTATCGCAAAACTCGCCGACGAAGGCTTCCCGGTGACACTCGCGGTATCCCTGCACGCCCCGGACGATACCCTGCGAGACCCGCTTATTCCCATTAACTCTCGTTTCAAGGTGGGCGAACTGTTAGACGCAGCACGCGCCTACTTCGTGAAAACAGGACGCCGCGTCTCCATCGAATACGCTCTGATCCGGGATATGAACGACCACGTGTGGAGGGCGCAACTCCTCGCCGACGAACTCAACGCTCGCGGGCGTGGCTGGGTTCACGTCAACCCCATCCCTTTGAATCCAACGCCCGGTTCGATCTGGACGGCCAGCACACCGCAGGCACAACAGGCATTCGTTGATACCCTGGTAAGTGCGGGTATTCCCACGACGATCCGTGATACGCGCGGAAGCGATATCGATGGTGCATGCGGCCAGCTTGTCGCGGAGGTCAGTGGTGTATCCACACGGGCAAAGAAAGCTGCCGCAGCTGCCGAGGCCTTGCGCTCCGGCTCCGCCGACGGCAGCGGGGCACCCAGGGAGGACGGGCAATGA
- a CDS encoding phosphatidate cytidylyltransferase, whose product MHKSSRPGVLARLAPHPPAPPEQSTSKAGRNLKAAIPTALALLALVAASVLVRIEIFVALVAVALCIGLWEAAGAFLNRGLRIPLIPMWVGTLAMVVATWLSGLAGGFLTFLLAAATVFVWRVLDGARGTPADAMASIFTLGWISLLGCFAVALADLPQPGWMVALLILMPVANDTGGWAAGVLWGKHPMSPSISPKKSWEGFVGSLALALVIAVLLVTLGLHRPWYLAVLLAALAVVCSTVGDLSESLLKRDLGVKDMGSIFPGHGGMLDRIDSILMWAPFCYIVMSSGLALG is encoded by the coding sequence GTGCATAAGTCATCTCGGCCGGGTGTGCTAGCGCGCCTGGCCCCGCATCCGCCCGCGCCGCCTGAGCAGTCCACGTCGAAAGCAGGACGCAATCTCAAGGCGGCAATACCCACGGCATTGGCGCTGCTCGCGCTGGTTGCCGCCTCGGTGTTGGTGCGCATTGAGATATTCGTTGCGCTAGTCGCCGTGGCCCTGTGTATCGGCCTGTGGGAGGCGGCAGGGGCCTTCCTGAATCGCGGGCTGCGCATTCCGCTTATCCCGATGTGGGTTGGAACCCTGGCCATGGTGGTCGCCACATGGCTATCCGGACTGGCCGGGGGATTCCTCACGTTCTTGCTGGCTGCGGCAACGGTATTCGTCTGGCGTGTTCTCGACGGCGCCCGTGGCACGCCCGCCGACGCCATGGCCTCAATCTTCACACTCGGATGGATCTCCCTGCTGGGGTGTTTCGCGGTCGCACTTGCCGACCTGCCGCAGCCGGGCTGGATGGTGGCATTGCTCATCCTCATGCCGGTTGCCAACGACACCGGCGGATGGGCGGCCGGCGTGCTGTGGGGTAAGCACCCGATGAGTCCCTCCATCTCCCCAAAGAAATCTTGGGAGGGCTTCGTCGGCTCACTTGCACTTGCCCTCGTGATCGCCGTACTACTGGTCACACTCGGCCTACATCGCCCCTGGTATTTGGCGGTGTTGCTTGCCGCTTTGGCCGTCGTGTGCTCGACGGTGGGCGACCTATCGGAATCGCTTCTGAAGCGTGACTTGGGTGTGAAGGACATGGGGTCGATCTTCCCCGGGCACGGTGGCATGCTTGACCGCATCGACTCCATCTTGATGTGGGCGCCCTTCTGCTACATCGTTATGAGTTCTGGTTTGGCACTGGGATAG
- the frr gene encoding ribosome recycling factor has protein sequence MIDEILLEAEEKMEKAIEVARDEFGHIRSGRANAGMFNSIQVEYYGAPTPLQQLASIAIPEARTVVISPYDRTAMTAIEKAIRDSDLGVNPTDDGAVLRISMPPLTEERRKDYVKLARSKAEEARVSVRAIRRKAKESLDKIKKDGEAGEDEVKRAESELETLTKRFVDQVDKILETKEKELLEV, from the coding sequence ATGATCGACGAGATACTGCTCGAGGCCGAAGAGAAAATGGAGAAGGCCATCGAGGTAGCCCGAGATGAATTCGGGCATATCCGTTCCGGGCGTGCCAACGCCGGGATGTTCAACTCCATTCAGGTGGAGTACTACGGTGCCCCCACACCGCTGCAACAGCTGGCCTCAATCGCGATTCCCGAGGCGCGCACCGTTGTAATCTCCCCGTATGATCGCACCGCCATGACCGCCATCGAGAAGGCGATCCGCGATTCCGACCTCGGAGTCAACCCCACCGACGACGGCGCAGTCCTGCGCATTTCCATGCCGCCGCTTACCGAAGAGCGCCGCAAGGACTATGTCAAACTGGCTCGCTCCAAGGCGGAGGAGGCCCGGGTCTCGGTACGAGCGATACGTCGTAAGGCCAAGGAATCCCTCGACAAGATCAAGAAGGACGGCGAGGCCGGTGAAGATGAGGTCAAGCGGGCCGAGTCCGAACTGGAAACTCTGACCAAGCGCTTTGTTGATCAGGTCGACAAGATACTGGAGACCAAGGAAAAGGAACTCCTCGAGGTCTGA
- a CDS encoding DNA-3-methyladenine glycosylase I: MSDVSDLVIGEDGLARPVWAASDPLLREYYDTEWGMPVRSERGLFERLSLEVFQSGLSWVTILRKREDFRRAFANFEPDVVAGFTDDDVARLLADPSIVRNRRKIEATINNAQATIRLREEGGLVEFLWSFKPEATPRPCTMAEVPTTSPESVAMARALKRAGFSFVGPTTAFALMEAAGIVDTHLVGSHRRGSSGVWVE, from the coding sequence ATGAGCGATGTAAGTGACCTAGTCATCGGTGAGGATGGCCTGGCCCGCCCGGTGTGGGCTGCGTCGGACCCGTTGCTGCGCGAGTATTACGACACCGAGTGGGGAATGCCGGTGCGCAGCGAGCGCGGGCTTTTTGAACGTCTCAGCTTGGAGGTCTTCCAGTCCGGGCTGTCCTGGGTGACGATTCTGCGCAAACGCGAGGATTTCCGCCGCGCCTTCGCGAATTTTGAACCGGACGTAGTTGCCGGGTTTACCGACGACGACGTCGCCCGGCTGCTGGCAGACCCGTCAATCGTTCGTAATCGCCGCAAAATCGAAGCGACGATCAACAATGCACAGGCGACGATTCGGCTCCGCGAAGAGGGCGGACTGGTTGAGTTCCTGTGGTCCTTCAAGCCGGAGGCGACGCCGCGGCCGTGCACCATGGCCGAGGTGCCGACCACGTCCCCGGAATCGGTTGCCATGGCACGCGCATTGAAACGTGCCGGCTTCTCATTCGTTGGCCCGACGACGGCGTTCGCGCTCATGGAAGCGGCGGGAATTGTGGACACCCATCTGGTCGGCTCCCACCGGCGCGGAAGCTCCGGGGTGTGGGTGGAGTAA
- a CDS encoding ACT domain-containing protein, whose amino-acid sequence MRGIMTVTGLDHTGIIAAVSTALAEQNANITNVSQTLMGDYFTMILQVDFDETQTPLAQLQELMAQVGEAQGLEIRIQSEAIFNAMHRL is encoded by the coding sequence ATGCGAGGGATCATGACTGTTACCGGGTTGGACCACACAGGGATTATTGCCGCCGTCTCCACGGCGTTGGCGGAGCAGAATGCCAACATCACCAATGTGTCGCAGACGCTCATGGGCGACTACTTCACCATGATCCTGCAGGTCGACTTCGACGAAACGCAGACCCCGCTGGCGCAGCTACAGGAACTCATGGCTCAGGTTGGTGAGGCGCAGGGGCTGGAAATCCGCATCCAGTCCGAAGCCATCTTCAACGCCATGCATCGGCTCTGA
- a CDS encoding PFL family protein, producing MAMDTAENILETIHMIREDRLDIRTVTMGISLLDCADADGERARERCRERIVTRAAYLVSTCEEIEAELGIPIINKRISVTPIALVAAASRERDLTPWAAMLDDAAKTAGVDFIGGFSALVEKGSTTGDEALMESIPQALSTTDIVCASVNIGSSRVGINMDAVARMGAAIKESAQATPNGLGAAKLVVFANSVGDNPFMAGAFHGIEMPDCVVSVGVSGPGVIKRAIDEAAGLPFDALAETVKKAAFKVTRMGELVGTMAAERLGVRFGIVDLSLAPTAEVGDSVARALEAMGLERVGAHGTTAALALLNDAVKKGGLMACSRVGGLSGSFIPVSEDEGMIEAAALGAISLEKLEAMTAICSVGLDMVAIPGDTPAASIAGMIADEAAIGVMNHKTTAVRIIPAPGTVEGDVVEFGGLLGKAPVMAVSPYSSEAFMARGGIIPAPCTGLRTSRGS from the coding sequence ATGGCAATGGACACCGCAGAGAACATTCTCGAAACCATCCACATGATCCGCGAGGATCGCCTCGATATCCGAACCGTCACCATGGGCATCTCTCTGCTCGACTGTGCCGACGCCGACGGCGAGCGCGCCCGCGAACGCTGCCGGGAACGTATCGTCACCCGCGCCGCCTACCTGGTATCAACCTGCGAGGAAATCGAGGCCGAACTCGGCATCCCTATTATTAACAAGCGCATCTCCGTCACCCCCATCGCACTGGTGGCCGCCGCCTCGCGCGAACGTGATCTCACGCCCTGGGCCGCAATGCTCGACGACGCGGCCAAAACCGCCGGTGTCGATTTCATCGGCGGTTTTTCAGCGCTGGTGGAAAAGGGCAGCACCACCGGCGACGAGGCATTGATGGAGTCCATTCCGCAGGCCCTTTCCACCACGGATATCGTCTGCGCCTCGGTGAATATCGGCTCCTCCCGCGTCGGCATCAACATGGACGCGGTCGCTCGGATGGGCGCGGCCATCAAAGAAAGCGCGCAGGCCACGCCGAACGGCCTGGGGGCCGCCAAGTTGGTAGTCTTCGCCAACTCGGTTGGCGATAATCCGTTCATGGCCGGGGCTTTCCACGGCATTGAGATGCCCGACTGCGTCGTGTCGGTCGGCGTGTCTGGGCCGGGCGTGATCAAGCGTGCCATCGATGAAGCCGCCGGGCTACCTTTCGACGCCCTGGCCGAAACGGTGAAAAAGGCCGCCTTCAAGGTGACCCGTATGGGTGAATTGGTCGGCACGATGGCCGCCGAACGGCTGGGCGTGCGCTTCGGGATCGTGGACCTTTCGCTTGCGCCCACTGCGGAGGTCGGCGATTCGGTAGCCCGCGCGTTGGAAGCAATGGGCCTGGAACGTGTGGGGGCACACGGCACCACAGCCGCGCTAGCTCTGCTCAACGACGCCGTGAAGAAGGGCGGCCTCATGGCCTGCTCGCGCGTGGGCGGCCTCTCCGGCTCCTTCATCCCGGTTTCAGAAGATGAAGGCATGATCGAAGCCGCAGCGCTGGGGGCGATCTCCCTGGAGAAGCTGGAGGCGATGACGGCAATCTGCTCGGTGGGCCTGGATATGGTCGCCATTCCGGGTGATACTCCGGCCGCGTCCATCGCGGGCATGATTGCCGACGAGGCAGCCATCGGCGTGATGAACCACAAGACCACCGCGGTGCGAATCATCCCCGCACCGGGAACGGTTGAGGGCGACGTCGTCGAGTTCGGCGGGCTGCTGGGCAAGGCACCAGTGATGGCGGTCAGCCCCTACTCCTCCGAGGCTTTTATGGCGCGCGGCGGAATCATCCCGGCCCCGTGCACGGGTTTAAGAACTAGCAGAGGTTCTTGA
- a CDS encoding MFS transporter, which yields MSEADADNDHSAAPRLKSDYALWLGASTSDMLGRSLCNIALPYVIVSLTGSTGSAGLVETVGMVAYLAVTLFGGVVVDRIDRRRGMYARGLSGAVLWLALALLLVSGMLRLWHVFVIVVAIRVLDGLFGMADNAALRSIVTDDVAFTRAVSINQARNAVVRIGGGPLGGFLYGIVHALPFFVASVLLALLALLARLIRVDLRPPQPSEHNQSQDPDQPSKRSPQGDDHTASAVRPESG from the coding sequence ATGTCCGAGGCAGACGCAGACAACGATCACAGCGCCGCACCACGTCTCAAGTCCGACTATGCATTGTGGCTAGGCGCATCAACCTCAGATATGCTCGGGCGCTCACTCTGCAACATAGCGCTGCCGTATGTGATCGTCTCCCTCACCGGCTCCACTGGCAGCGCGGGTTTGGTCGAGACCGTCGGAATGGTCGCATACCTGGCCGTCACACTGTTCGGCGGCGTCGTTGTAGACCGGATTGACCGGCGACGAGGAATGTACGCACGCGGCCTATCTGGTGCGGTTCTATGGCTCGCTCTCGCACTGCTGCTTGTATCCGGGATGCTGAGACTCTGGCATGTCTTTGTGATCGTGGTGGCCATCCGTGTGTTGGACGGCCTGTTCGGGATGGCGGACAATGCGGCGTTACGTTCAATCGTCACTGACGACGTCGCCTTTACCCGTGCAGTCTCTATCAACCAGGCCCGGAATGCTGTGGTCAGGATAGGCGGCGGTCCACTGGGCGGTTTCCTGTACGGCATTGTTCATGCGCTACCATTCTTTGTTGCATCAGTCCTGCTTGCTCTTCTCGCCCTGCTAGCAAGACTGATTCGCGTAGATCTGCGACCCCCGCAGCCGAGCGAGCATAATCAGAGCCAAGACCCTGACCAGCCTTCCAAGCGGTCTCCGCAAGGCGATGACCACACAGCGAGCGCCGTTCGGCCAGAGAGCGGCTGA
- a CDS encoding MFS transporter has translation MRASLLILMLVNTGFAFTLNSASYHLIRSGYSAFQLSLLEALYAVLMIIGSALASRFIQRLRAGRVLVATFLVMFGISAASAVNHTYVALLVWLALYGLVFPFVASVMQGYAFSTTPGALQGRVNSVLAMSELLLTASVPAITGVLVQQGYATPSFGLGALIAGLAVLALLASRSLRTLGKPSQWHADSPVSDDNSV, from the coding sequence ATGCGAGCGAGCCTGCTGATTCTCATGCTTGTCAACACCGGCTTCGCTTTTACCTTGAACTCGGCGAGCTACCACCTCATTCGTTCCGGGTACTCGGCCTTCCAGCTGTCCCTTTTGGAGGCCCTATATGCGGTCCTCATGATTATCGGCTCCGCTCTGGCAAGTCGTTTTATACAGCGCTTACGCGCGGGCCGAGTACTAGTGGCCACATTTCTCGTAATGTTTGGGATTTCCGCCGCCTCAGCGGTTAACCACACGTACGTCGCATTACTCGTCTGGCTCGCGTTGTATGGTCTAGTGTTTCCCTTCGTCGCATCCGTGATGCAGGGTTATGCCTTCTCCACCACGCCGGGAGCACTGCAAGGCCGCGTTAACTCAGTACTCGCGATGAGCGAGCTACTGTTGACGGCGTCTGTTCCCGCTATCACCGGTGTGCTTGTCCAACAGGGATACGCCACGCCCTCTTTCGGTCTGGGCGCTCTCATTGCAGGACTGGCAGTGTTGGCCCTATTGGCTAGCCGCAGCTTACGGACGCTGGGTAAGCCGTCGCAGTGGCATGCCGATTCTCCCGTCAGCGACGACAATAGCGTATGA
- the rpsB gene encoding 30S ribosomal protein S2 — MAVVTMRQLLEAGVHFGHQTRRWNPKMKRYILTERNSIYIIDLQRTITDIDRSYDFVKETVAHGGTILFVGTKKQAQEAIREQAERVGMPYVNQRWLGGMLTNFSTVHKRLQRLKELEQIDFDDVASAGRTKKELLMMRREKEKLERTLGGIRDMSKVPSAVWIVDTKKEHLAVSEANKLGLPIVAILDTNCDPDEVTYPIPGNDDAIGAVSLLTRVVADAVADGLMARGSGVGSDSAEEPMPEWEREMLAASEAAPSDAAEAPEAAAAPEAPETAAAPEAAESASEASEEAAAEAAPAEEAAEAPATSAAADAPAEQA; from the coding sequence ATGGCAGTCGTTACCATGCGCCAGCTGCTTGAAGCCGGCGTCCACTTCGGGCATCAGACCCGCCGCTGGAACCCGAAGATGAAGCGTTACATCCTCACCGAGCGCAACTCGATTTACATCATTGACTTGCAGCGCACGATCACCGATATTGATCGCAGCTACGACTTCGTGAAGGAGACGGTCGCCCACGGTGGCACCATCCTCTTCGTCGGCACGAAGAAGCAGGCGCAGGAAGCCATTCGTGAGCAGGCAGAGCGCGTTGGTATGCCGTATGTGAACCAGCGCTGGCTTGGCGGAATGCTTACCAACTTCTCTACCGTTCACAAGCGCCTGCAGCGCCTGAAGGAACTGGAGCAGATCGACTTCGACGACGTCGCTTCGGCTGGCCGCACGAAGAAGGAACTGCTGATGATGCGGCGCGAGAAGGAGAAGCTGGAGCGCACCCTGGGCGGAATCCGCGATATGTCCAAGGTGCCCTCCGCAGTGTGGATTGTGGACACGAAGAAGGAACACCTGGCTGTGTCCGAGGCGAATAAGCTCGGCCTGCCCATCGTGGCAATCCTCGATACCAACTGTGACCCCGACGAGGTCACCTACCCGATTCCGGGCAATGACGACGCCATCGGTGCCGTTTCGCTGCTGACCCGCGTGGTTGCCGACGCCGTCGCCGATGGCCTGATGGCTCGCGGCAGTGGTGTTGGATCAGACAGCGCCGAAGAGCCCATGCCCGAATGGGAGCGCGAGATGCTGGCAGCCAGCGAGGCTGCGCCGAGCGATGCAGCGGAGGCTCCCGAGGCCGCCGCAGCGCCTGAGGCCCCCGAGACTGCCGCGGCTCCGGAAGCCGCTGAGTCCGCAAGCGAAGCCTCCGAGGAAGCCGCTGCAGAGGCCGCCCCTGCGGAAGAGGCCGCCGAGGCTCCCGCAACATCCGCGGCCGCTGACGCACCTGCCGAGCAGGCCTGA
- a CDS encoding M23 family metallopeptidase: MRSRLSALSIVSLLSLFAAAVLPAAAGTREHTAATHDAAVYTVAFPAARATSSPSTITSGELPTTERAETAYDWPSGHEVPVLRAFSPPAQRWLSGHRGVDLALNEGDTVYAAGAGSVVYAGRLNDRNVISIEHSGGLRTTYEPVAPTVKRGDHVECGDPIGTVEGTHCGPFACLHWGAKYSDDRYIDPLSLLHKKVIRLWR; this comes from the coding sequence ATGAGAAGCAGACTGTCAGCACTTAGTATCGTGAGCCTTTTGTCGCTCTTCGCCGCAGCCGTACTGCCTGCTGCGGCCGGAACCCGTGAGCATACCGCAGCGACCCATGATGCTGCGGTATACACCGTAGCCTTCCCAGCGGCGAGGGCCACATCCTCTCCCAGTACCATCACCTCCGGCGAGCTGCCAACCACCGAGCGAGCGGAGACCGCATATGACTGGCCATCCGGTCACGAGGTACCGGTGCTCCGCGCATTCAGCCCTCCCGCACAGCGCTGGCTCTCCGGGCATCGCGGCGTTGACCTGGCATTGAATGAGGGAGACACGGTTTACGCCGCGGGAGCCGGGAGCGTTGTGTATGCGGGAAGGCTCAATGATCGCAATGTCATTTCGATCGAGCATTCCGGGGGTTTACGCACGACCTACGAGCCGGTGGCGCCCACGGTGAAACGTGGCGATCACGTGGAGTGCGGCGATCCCATAGGAACGGTGGAGGGTACACATTGCGGGCCTTTTGCCTGCCTGCATTGGGGAGCGAAGTACTCGGACGATCGCTATATCGATCCACTATCACTGCTGCACAAAAAGGTGATCAGGCTGTGGCGATAA
- a CDS encoding tyrosine recombinase XerC → MATGILIDGVLDEYAGELRLRRGLSEHTIAAYVYEARSLLEFVADLAGVDPADPLDLSQLELADVRAWLAQLQASGQARSSLARHSASIRTFSSWLHRCGYTRVDAAGRLKAPRADSELPHVLTQQQARELMSYVHDRSLDGTPEHLRDAAALELLYASGLRISELCSLDVDSLGADSTVRVVGKGNKERVVPYGVPAMRAISSYLEVRASFLKEPTKALFLGVHGKRLDPRTLRHIVHRLAAEAGVPDISPHDLRHSAATHLLEGGSDLRTVQEILGHASLSTTQRYTHVSAERLRSAFTQAHPRA, encoded by the coding sequence ATGGCGACAGGGATTCTGATCGACGGCGTGCTTGACGAGTATGCCGGCGAACTGCGCCTGCGTCGCGGACTCTCGGAACATACGATTGCCGCCTATGTGTACGAGGCGCGGTCTCTTCTGGAGTTCGTGGCCGACCTGGCGGGAGTCGATCCCGCCGATCCCCTCGACCTTTCGCAGTTGGAGTTGGCTGACGTCAGGGCATGGCTTGCCCAGTTGCAGGCCTCCGGCCAGGCGCGCTCATCCTTGGCACGGCACTCGGCCTCAATCCGTACTTTCAGCTCCTGGTTGCATCGATGCGGCTATACGCGTGTAGACGCGGCAGGGCGCCTGAAGGCTCCGCGTGCCGACAGTGAATTGCCCCATGTGCTAACGCAGCAGCAAGCACGAGAACTCATGAGCTACGTGCATGATCGTTCCCTCGATGGCACACCGGAACATCTTCGCGACGCCGCCGCCCTGGAACTGCTCTACGCCTCCGGGTTGCGTATCAGCGAGTTGTGCTCGCTGGATGTCGACTCCCTGGGTGCGGATTCGACGGTACGAGTGGTCGGAAAGGGAAACAAGGAACGCGTTGTGCCCTACGGTGTTCCCGCCATGCGGGCGATCAGCTCTTATCTTGAGGTGAGGGCGAGTTTCTTGAAAGAACCGACGAAGGCACTGTTCCTGGGCGTGCATGGCAAACGCCTTGACCCGCGTACGCTGCGGCACATTGTTCATCGCCTGGCCGCGGAGGCAGGAGTGCCGGACATCTCGCCACACGACTTGCGCCACTCAGCTGCGACCCACCTGCTGGAAGGCGGTTCCGACCTGCGTACCGTGCAGGAAATCCTCGGGCACGCCTCGCTTTCCACCACTCAGCGTTACACCCATGTCAGTGCGGAGCGTCTGCGTTCCGCTTTCACCCAGGCCCACCCGCGCGCTTAA
- the dprA gene encoding DNA-processing protein DprA: MERHRDSAEQYESAERSEAGQYEAGQATAVSRERRAAMAWTRIAEGEDAAAVALTSNLGYAAALDWLREVVGKGQPCDARLQQAVGRWSHRLDDAAFDHDADRIAALGAFVMPGDPLWPQQLDDLDAVRPLGLWCQGNVNLLAGTGVAIVGSRDATDYGLSLARNLAFELAERGIGVVSGGAFGIDAAAHGGALAAGGDTIIVMANGVDRPYPAANAGLFRQVLAAGGLFVSESPPGASPLRHRFLARNRIIAALASGCVVVEAPHRSGALSTAHHALEIGRPLGAVPGPVTSVHSAGCHRLLRAGATCVTNVEEILELVGGLFGVQKLARGAKSTASDRRQAANGQRVDDAMAGDPLAVRVRDALPVKRACGVESIATTAGLAIGETLRGLGMLEVAGVAENVDGLWRLARPTR, from the coding sequence ATGGAGCGGCATAGGGACTCTGCGGAGCAGTATGAGTCTGCGGAGCGGTCTGAAGCGGGGCAGTATGAGGCGGGGCAGGCTACCGCGGTTTCCCGCGAGCGTCGGGCCGCAATGGCGTGGACCCGTATAGCGGAGGGAGAAGATGCCGCAGCCGTTGCACTCACCTCGAATCTGGGCTATGCGGCCGCCCTCGACTGGTTGCGCGAAGTGGTGGGGAAGGGCCAACCCTGCGATGCGCGGCTGCAGCAGGCGGTGGGTCGATGGAGTCACCGCCTTGACGATGCGGCCTTCGATCATGATGCTGATCGGATCGCCGCGCTGGGGGCTTTCGTGATGCCGGGTGACCCGTTGTGGCCGCAGCAACTCGATGATCTTGATGCGGTTCGCCCCCTAGGGCTGTGGTGCCAGGGGAACGTGAATCTTCTCGCTGGCACCGGTGTGGCTATTGTCGGGTCACGGGATGCGACCGACTACGGGTTGTCCCTCGCTCGTAATTTGGCCTTCGAACTGGCAGAGCGTGGAATAGGCGTGGTGTCCGGCGGCGCATTCGGGATCGACGCCGCCGCTCACGGGGGAGCGCTCGCGGCCGGCGGGGATACGATCATCGTCATGGCTAACGGCGTTGATCGGCCATATCCCGCGGCGAACGCCGGACTGTTCCGCCAGGTGCTCGCCGCCGGAGGATTGTTTGTATCAGAATCTCCTCCCGGAGCCTCACCCTTACGGCATCGATTCCTTGCCCGTAACCGGATCATTGCAGCTCTGGCGAGCGGATGCGTCGTCGTGGAGGCGCCGCATCGTTCCGGAGCGCTGTCGACGGCGCATCACGCACTGGAAATCGGCAGGCCGCTTGGGGCTGTTCCCGGCCCGGTGACCTCTGTGCACTCGGCAGGATGCCACCGCCTGCTGCGCGCGGGCGCGACCTGCGTGACGAACGTGGAGGAGATTCTTGAGCTGGTGGGAGGTTTGTTTGGTGTCCAGAAGCTTGCCCGAGGGGCGAAAAGTACGGCATCGGACAGGCGGCAAGCGGCCAACGGGCAACGGGTTGACGATGCCATGGCCGGTGACCCGCTTGCGGTGCGGGTGCGCGATGCCTTGCCGGTGAAGAGAGCTTGTGGTGTTGAGAGCATAGCGACGACGGCAGGCCTGGCAATAGGTGAAACTTTGCGCGGACTGGGCATGCTGGAAGTCGCTGGCGTGGCTGAGAACGTCGACGGTCTCTGGCGTTTGGCGCGGCCAACGCGTTGA